Proteins encoded within one genomic window of Ctenopharyngodon idella isolate HZGC_01 chromosome 6, HZGC01, whole genome shotgun sequence:
- the LOC127514777 gene encoding caspase-8-like, producing MDKKYFQRIQQNKVFLIDTLTVEADIVLQYVQQNKLITLRDYRNLSDIPERERRVINLLDKLMGKGEETCRQFIDLLRQDCIMENFPTLKDHAIFDSPVQEVSHYKIEQIPRGVCVIINNVNFTTMSERRGSDEDQKYLAKVFRWLGFKVVEHRNKTAAEMKNLLEDLGKTVDGDCFVCCVLSHGIQEGVCGSDDGVVSVDEIREPFNGITCKNLAGKPKLFFIQACRGKKHQYRVKVQADAPEDGESEMEVDGDFDITIPADADFLIARSTTDGHVSFRKPEEGSWFIQSLCRNLEKHCPLGTDIHTILLCVNNDVSSLGEMSKQMPVHEVAMRKKLILRPVNH from the exons ATGGacaaaaaatactttcaaaGAATTCAACAAAATAAAGTCTTCCTCATAGACACTTTAACTGTAGAGGCCGATATCGTCTTGCAGTATGTGCAGCAGAATAAACTTATTACTCTGCGCGACTACAGGAACCTCTCAGATATtcctgaaagagagagaagagtcATCAACCTACTTGACAAACTCATGGGAAAGGGGGAGGAAACTTGTCGCCAATTCATAGACCTTTTAAGACAGGATTGTATAATGGAAAATTTTCCAACATTAAAGGATCATGCCATTTTTGATTCTCCAGTTCAGGAG GTCTCTCACTACAAAATAGAACAAATTCCACGTGGCGTCTGTGTAATcatcaataatgtaaattttaCGACCATGAGTGAAAGAAGGGGATCAGATGAGGAccaaa AGTATCTTGCCAAAGTTTTCCGCTGGCTGGGGTTTAAGGTGGTGGAGCACAGAAATAAAACTGCAGCTGAAATGAAGAATCTCCTCGAGGACCTAGGGAAGACAGTAGATGGAGACTGCTTTGTATGCTGTGTTCTCTCCCATGGCATACAAGAAGGAGTCTGTGGAAGCGATGATGGTGTTGTTTCTGTTGATGAAATACGGGAGCCTTTCAATGGCATTACCTGCAAAAACCTTGCCGGCAAGCCCAAACTGTTTTTTATACAGGCATGTCGTGGCAAAAAACATCAATATCGTGTGAAAGTCCAGGCGGATGCTCCAGAAGATGGAGAGTCAGAGATGGAGGTGGATGGTGATTTTGATATCACAATCCCGGCTGACGCGGATTTCCTCATTGCCAGGTCAACCACTGATGGTCACGTTTCCTTTAGAAAGCCAGAAGAGGGCTCCTGGTTTATTCAGTCACTTTGCCGAAACCTAGAGAAACATTGTCCACT GGGTACAGACATCCACACAATCCTGCTTTGTGTGAATAATGATGTAAGCAGTCTGGGGGAGATGAGCAAACAAATGCCTGTCCATGAAGTCGCCATGAGGAAGAAACTGATCCTGCGGCCGGTGAACCACTGA